The following nucleotide sequence is from Pseudonocardia sp. C8.
TCGTCGGGGATCGGGTGGACCTCGTCGGGGACCTGTCCGGGGAGCCGGACACCCTCGCCCGGATCGTGCGGGTCGCCGAGCGGGACACCGTGCTGCGGCGCACCGCCGACGACACCGACCCCTTCGAGCGGGTCGTCGTCGCGAACGCCGAGCGGCTCGTCGTCGTCACCTCGGTCGCCGACCCGGCGCCGCGCACCGGGTTCGTCGACCGCTGCCTGGTCGCCGCCTACGCCGGCGGGCTGGAACCGGTGCTGTGCCTGACCAAGTCCGACCTGGCCGACCCGGAGCCGTTCGCCGCGCAGTACCGCGACCTCGGCGTGCCCCTGGTGGTGACCGGGCGGTCGACCGCCGGGCCGCCCGCCGGGCTCGACGCGTTGCGCGCCGAGCTCTCCGGGCGGCTGTGCGCGCTCGTCGGGCACTCCGGGGTCGGCAAGTCGACGCTGGTCAACGAGCTCGTCCCGGCCGCCGACCAGGCCGTCGGCCGGCTGTCGGGGATCGGCAAGGGCCGGCACACGACGACGGCGGCGCTCGCCTTCCCGCACGCCGACGGCTGGGTCGTCGACACCCCCGGCATCCGGTCGTTCGGGCTCGCGCACGTCGGCGCGGACGACGTCGTCGCCGCGTTCGGCGACCTCGCCGAGGCCATCGACGACTGCCCGCGCGGCTGCGGGCACCTGGGGCCGCCCGCCGACCCGGAGTGCGCACTGGACGACCTGGTCTGCGCCGGAGCGCTCGGCGCGGGCAGACTCGAGGCGTTGCGTCGCATCCTCGTGGCGCTGCACCAGGCCTGATCCGCGATCGGCGACGACGGCCGCGGCGAACGGAGGGGGACGTGCCGGAACGGCGGCCAGCGGCGCTGGTGGTCTGCGCCGCCGCGCTCACCGGCCTGCTCGCCGGGGCGCTGTCCGGCTGCACCGGGCCGGGCCCGTCCGGCTCCCCGCCGCCGTCGGCGGTGTCGCTGCCGAAGTACTACGACCCGGCGCCGCTGCTCGCCGACGTCGACGCCCGCACCCGCTCCGACGGCGCGGCCACCCTGTCGGTCGCCGGGACGCTGACGGGGGCCGCCGGGCCGGTCCCCGTCACCGGCGACGGCGCGGTCCGGCTCGACCCGGGCGGCGCGGGCCCCGCGGTGCGGCTGGCCCTGCGCAGCGGACCGGAGGGCACCGTGCCCCGGTCCGTCGAGCTCGTCCGGGTCGGGAGCCGCACGTGGTTCCGCCCCGCCGGCACCGGGTGGAGCGAGGCCGGCCGGAGCCCGCTGCCACCGGCCGCGGTCGCCGACGCGACGCTCGCCGCGAACGTCGCCGCCGGGGTGGACCCGCTCGCCGCCGTGGCCCGGTACCCGGACGCGGTGCTGGTCGCGGAGGCCACCGACACCGACGTCGACGGCATCCCGGCCGTGCACTACGTGCTGGTCGTGGACCTGGGCCGGGCGCTCGCGACCGAGAACGACCCGGCCCGCCGGGAGGCCCTCGCCGCCCAGCACCGGGCCGGGATCACCCGGATGAGCGCCGAGATCTGGCTGGACGCCGACCGGCGCCCGCTGCGGAGCCGGCTGCGCCAGCAGCTCCCCGGGACCGGGGTGCTCGACTTGCTGATCCGCTACCGGGACTGGGGCGCGCCGGTGACGATCGAAGGGCCGCTCCGCGGCTCGTGAGTGGTTGCGAGGGCTCCGGCCCGCGCAACCACTCACGGGGCGCTAGCCCAACTCGACCAGGAACGGCAGCTCCGAGGGGTCGTACCAGGCCAGCTCGTGGTCCTCGGCCTCCCCGACGAGGAACTCGGCGTCGAGATCGCCCAGGTCGGCCTTGTCCACGGCGGCCGCCGCCTCCCGGACCGCGTGCTCGGCCTCCGGCAGGTCGACGTGCACGGCCGCGATCTTCGCGACCGGCACCGGGCCGGTCACCCGCACCGCGCCGTCGTCGAGGTCGGGGCGGAGCGTGACGTCGTCGGTGTCGGCGGCGACGACGACCCGGCGGGCCGGGGTGCCCTTCTCGCCGAGACCGAACTCGACGGCGAGCAGCCGCAGCGACGCCCGCGCGGCCTCGCTCATCGCGGCGTACTCCAGCTCCTCGTCGTCACCGGCCACGTAGGCCTCGCGGAGCTTCGGGGTCAGCGCGAACGCGGTCCCGCCGAGCGGCTCGAAGCTGCCGGTCGAGACGGTGCGGGCGAGCATCGGCCAGGTCGCGGGAAGGTAGATCCGCACGTCGGGTGGTCCTTTCTGGTGGCTCGCCGGCTACTGCCGCAGGGTCTCGAGCAGCTCCTCGAGCGACTCGTTCACCATCCCGGCGAGCACGTCGAGATCGGGCATCGCGTCCCGGTCACCGTTGAGTCCGTAGTAGACGCCGCCGTCGTAGCTGGTCAGGCCGATGGAGACGGCCTGCCCCTTGGCCAGCGGCACCACCGGGAACATCTCCAGCATCCGGGCACCGGCCGCGTAGAGCGGGAACTGCGGGCCCGGCACGTTCGTCACGACCAGATTGAAGAAGTGCCGGGACATGCCGCTGGCGGCCCGGGCCCCGACGGCGTGGAGGGTCGGCGGGGCGAACCCGCCGATCCGGACGAGGGTGTCGGCGCCGACGGCGTCGCCGGTGTCGGTGTGCTCGCGCATCTGGTGGGTCACCTGGTGGAGCCGCACCAGCGGGCTCGGCTCGCCCACCGGCAGGTCCACCAGGAACGACGCCACCCGGTTGCCGAGCGAGCCGCCGGTCGCCGAGCTCGGCACGTCCCCCTCGCCGCGCACCGACAGCGGCACCAGGGCCCGCACGCTCGACGACCCGCCGACCGGCTCGCCGCGCGACATCAGCCAGGTTCGCAGCGCCCCGGCGATCACCGCGAGGACCACGTCGTTGACGTCGCAGCCGTAGGCGGCGCGGACCTTGCGGTAGTCCTCCAGGTCGGTGCGGGCGAGCGCGAACCGGCGCTGGGTGGAGATCTCGGCGTTCAGCGGCAGCCCGGGGGCGCGGCGGCCCGCGGTGCGGGCCATCGTCAGCACCTTGCCCGCGGCCCCGGCGAGCTTGCCGACCGTGGCGAGCGCGTCCCCGGCGGCGACCCGGACGTTGTCGGCCAGCTCGGTCGGCCGGGTCACCGCCTCGCCGATCGCGTCCAGGACCAGCTGGCCGTCGCTCGGTTCGGGCCGTGGCATCCACAGCTCGTCCGGGGTCTCCCGGGGGTCGGGCGAGACGTCGAGGATCACCTGGCCGATGTCGATGGCGGAGATCCCGTCGACCATCGCCTGGTGGGTCTTGGTGAGGATCGCGACCCGGCCGGCGCCCGCGTCCCGGCCGTCGCCGGGGGCCGCGAGACCCTCGATGAGGTACATCTCCCACAGCGGGCGGGTGTGGTCCAGCGGCCGCGACATCAGCCGGGCGACCAGCTCGGTCAGCTGCTCCTCGCTGCCCGGGCGGGGCAGGGCGGACCGCCGCACGTGGTAGGCGATGTCGAACTCGGGGTCGTCGACCCACACGGGCCGGGCCAGGTTCCCGGGCACGTGCCGGACCTTCTGCCGGAACCGGGGCACCAGCGCGAGCCGCCGCTCGATGAGCTCGACCAGGCGGTCGTAGTCGAACCCGTCCGGCGGGCGGTCGAACACCGAGATCCCGCCGACGTGCATGGGCGTGGTCGCCTCCTCCAGGTAGAGGAAGGAGGCGTCGAGCGCGGAGAGCCGGGACGGCATGGCCGCGATCCTACGTGCGCGTGGGATTCTGGCCGTCGTGACCGACCCCGCCGTGTCCCCCAAGGACCGCTTCATCACCGTCTACGGCCGCAAACCCGTGCTGGAGGCGCTCGCGGACCCGGACCTCGAGGTCGACAAGGTCGTGCTCGCCGATACGGTCCGTGGCGGCGGGGAACGGGACATCACCGCCGCGGCCCGCGGGCGCGGCGTGCCGGTGCAGCGGGCGTCCGCGCAGCGGGTGAAGGTCCTGGCCGGCAACGGGCGGCACGACCAGGGGGTGCTGGCCGACGTCGTCGCCCCCCGGATGGCACCGCTGCCGGTGTTCCTGTCCGACCTGGGGAGCCGGCGGCCGGCGTCGGTGCTGGTGCTCGACGCCATCACCAACCCGTCGAACGTCGGGATGCTCCTGCGCAGCGCGACCGCCGCCGGCCTGGACGGGGTGCTCCTGCCGCGCCGCGGGGTGCCGGCGATCGACCCGCTCGTGATCAAGGCGTCGGCCGGGGTGGCGTTCTCGGCACCCGTGCTGCGGTGCGGCACCGCCGCCGAGGGCATCGACCTCATGCAGGGCGCCGGCTTCGCGGTGTTCGGCCTCGACGCCGGCGGCGACTCGCTGCTCGACGCCGACCTGCCGCACCGGGTGGCGCTGGTGCTCGGCAACGAGACCGACGGGCTGACCGACCCCGTCCGGGACCGGATCGACGGCGTCCTGTCGCTGCCGATGTACGGCGGCGTGGAGTCGCTCAACGTCGCCTCGGCGGGGGCGGTCGCCGCCTACGAGCTGCTGCGCAGAAAGAGCTGAGATCGTTAGGGTCGGGCGGCATGGTGCGCCGACGCATGCCCCGACCGTCCGAGCTGGCGCCGCTGCTGCGCCCCGCCCCCGTCACCCTGGACCGGACCGCCGCGCACCTGGCCCGGGCGGCGAGCATCGGTGACCTGCGCCGGCTCGCCCGCCGGCGGGCGCCGCGCGCGGTGTTCGACTACACCGACGGAGCCGCCGAGGACGAGCTGAGCCTGCGCCGGGCCCGCGAGGTGTGGGCGTCGGTCGAGTTCTCGCCCACCGTGCTGCGCGACGTCTCCCGGGTCGACACCGGCCGGGACGTCCTCGGGAAGCGGTCCGCGCTGCCGTTCGCGCTGGCCCCGACCGGGTTCACCCGCATGATGCACACCTCCGGCGAGCGGGCGGTCGCCGCCGTCGCGGCCGAGGCGGGCATCCCGTACGCGCTGTCCACCATGGGGTCGACGACGATCGAGGGCGTCGCCGAGGCCGGGCGCGGCGGGCGGCACTGGTTCCAGCTCTACCTGTGGAAGGACCGCTCGGTCGCGCACGAGCTGGTCTCCCGCGCCGCGGCCGCCGGGTACGACACGCTGATGCTGACCGTCGACACCCCGGTCGGCGGCAACCGGCGCCGCGACGCCCGCAACGGGCTGTCCATCCCGCCCGCGCTGTCGCTGCGCACGCTCGTCGACGGGGCCCGGCACCCCCGCTGGTGGTTCGACCTGCTCACCACCGAGCCGCTGACGTTCGAGTCGCTGGCCGCGGGCGGCGGCACCCCGCTCGAGGTGATCAACCGGGTCTTCGACCCCGCCCTGACCATGGACGACGTCGCCTGGTTGCGGGAGACCTGGCCCGGGAAGCTGGTCGTCAAGGGCGTCCAGTCGGTGGCCGACGCCCGCCGGGTCACCGACGCCGGGGCGGACGCCGTGCTGCTGTCCAACCACGGCGGCCGGCAGCTGGACCGCGCGCCGGTCCCCGCCGAGCTGATCGAACCCGTGGTCCAGGAGCTCGGGGACGACGCCGAGGTGCTGGTCGACACCGGCATCCTGCACGGCGGCGACGTCGTGGCCGCCGTCGCGCTGGGCGCCCGGGCCGCCCTGGTCGGCCGGGCCTACCTGTACGGCCTGATGGCCGGCGGCGAGGCCGGCGTGCGGCGGGCCGTCGAGATCCTGCGGGCCGAGGTGGAGCGGACCCTGCAGCTCCTCGGGGTGACCCGGGTGGACGACCTCCGCCCGGAGCATGCCCGGCTCCGTTCACCGATTACCGGCTCCGCTCACCCGGATGGAGGACGTGCCGCAGGTGCGGGTGGACGCTGACCGCGTCACGATGGCCGCATGGGTTTCCTGGACAAGGCCAAGGATCTGCTCGGCAAGCACGACGACAAGGTCGACCAGGCGCTGAACAAGGCCGGGGACGCGGCCAAGAAGAAGTTCGCCGGTAACGAGCAGCACGTCGACACCGCGACCAAGTTCGCGCGCGAGCGGACCGGTGAGGGGGACAGCACCGCGCAGCAGGCCCCGCCGCCCGGCGAGCAGGCCCCGCCCCCCGGTGAGCAGGCGCCGCCGCCCGGTGAGCAGCCGCCCCCGCCGCACGGCCAGCAGCCGGGCCAGGCTCCGCCGCCGCCCCCGCAGCAGTGAGCCGCCGCCGGTAGCACCGGCGCGGCCGCACGACCGGCCCGGCACCCGCCGGGGCCGGCGGATCACGAGGCGCCGTCCGCAGCCGCGGGCGGCGCCTCCGCACGTCCGGCCGGTCAGGCGTCCGCCGGGACCCCCAGCAGCACCTCGAGCTCGGCGAGGGTGCCGCCGGCGTCGACGTGCTGCACGCCGACCGCGCCGGCCGCGGCCGCCCCGCGCACGCAGGCGCCCAGGTCGTCCACGACCACGCAGTCGGCCGGGTGCAGCCCGAGCTCGGCGGCGGCCGCGGCGAACGCGTCCGGGCTCGGCTTGCGGGCGCCGCGCACCGCGCCGAGCAGCACGGTCCCGAACGCGGCCGCGCACTCGTCCGGCACGGCGTGGGCCCCGGAGAACAGCGCCGTGCGGACGCCGGCGCCGGCCGCCCGCCGGGCGTAGTCGAGCAGCCGGGCCGCACCGTCCGGCTCGTCGAGGACGCCGCCGTAGTCGACGATCAGGCCGCGCAGGGTGCGTGGTTCCACCGGCGCGACGCTACCGGTCAGTCCAGGGCCCGGCGGAGGAACCCGCGGATGCCCAGCAGCGTGAACAGCACGATCGCGAGTACCGGCACGAGCACGCAGGTCCAGCTCGCCAGGTGCGGGACGTCCGGGACGAGCGCCGCGCGCAACCCCTCGCTGACGTAGGTCAGCGGGTTCAGCGCGGACAGCACCTGGAACCAGCGCATGTCCTGCAGGGTCAGCAGCGGGTACTGCACCGAGCCGGTGAACAGCAGCGGCGTGAAGATCACCGCGAACAGGATGTTGATCCGCCGCGGCGGCACCGCCGTCCCGATCGTGAGCCCCATCGCGGCACCGAGCAGAGCGCCGAGCACGACCATCAGCAGTGCCGGGAGCAACCCGGACGGCGGCCAGTCCACGTCGATCATGAACAGGCCGATCGGGACCATGAGCAGGCTGGCCAGCAACCCGCGCAGCCCGGCGAACACGACCTTCTCGACGGCCACCGCCCACACCGGCATCGGCGCGAGCAGCCGGTCGTCGATCTCCCGGGTCCAGGACAGCTCGAACACCAGCGGCAGCGTGACGCTCTGCAATGCACCGAACACGGCGTTCAGCGCGATCAGGCCGGGCAGCATGATCTCGCCGTAGCCCTCGGCGACGAACCCGCCGCGGCCGAGGACGACCACGAACACCAGCAGGAAGAAGAACGGCTGCACCAGCGTCTGGGCGAGGAAGGAGGGCAGCTCCTTGCCCGTGACGAAGACGTCGCGGCGCAGCACCGCCAGGAACGCGCGCCCGCTCACCGCAGGTCCCTCCCGGTCAGGTCGATGAAGACGTCCTCGAGCGTCGCCTCGCCGAGCGACACGTCGCGCACCGCGGCGCCGTGCCGTCCGAGCAGCTCGACGACCGGGGCGAGCAGCGACGCCGGCTCGCAGGTCACCGACAGGCGGAAGGTCTCGGCCACCGCCCCGTCCCGCCCCGGCGGCGTCTCGACCCGGGCGACGGCGTCCAGCCCGGACAGCGCGGTGCGCAGCGGCTCCGGCCCGCCGGGGCCCGGCTCGGCGACGACCTCGAGCGTCGCGCTGCCGGGCAGCGCGCGGACCAGCGCGTCCGGGGTGTCCAGGGCGAGCAGCGTGCCGTGGTCGACGATGCCGATCCGGTCGGAGAGCTTGTGCGCCTCGTCCATGTCGTGCGTGGTGAGGACGACCGTGATCCCCTCGTCGCGCATCCCGCGGATCTGGTCGTGCACGAACAGCCGCGCCTGCGGGTCGAGCCCGGTGGACGGCTCGTCGAGGAACAGCACCTCCGGCCGGTGCATGAGCGCCCGGGCGATCATGACCCGCTGCGCCTGGCCGCCGGACAGGTCGTCCGCGACGGCCTTCGCCTTGCCGGTCAGGCCCATGCGCCCCAGGAGCTCGTCGGCGCGCCGGTTCCGCTCGGCCCGGCCGACACCGTGGTAGGCGGCGTGGAAGACGAGGTTGTCCCGCACCCCGAGCGAGCGGTCCAGGTTCTGCCGCTGCGGGACGACGGCGAGCTTCGCGCAGACGGCGACGGAGTCCGTCCGCACGTCCAGCCCGGCGACCCGCGCGGTGCCGGACGTCGGCACGACCCGGGTGGTCAGGACGCCCACCGTGGTCGTCTTGCCGGCACCGTTCGGCCCGAGCAGGCCGAACACCTCGCCCTCGAAGACCTCGAACGACAGGCCGTCCACGGCGTTGCGGTCGGCCTTCGGGTACCGCTTCACCAGATCGACGACCTCGACCGCGGGCTGCCCCATCGTTCCCCCTACGACAGCGGATCGGGGTGATCCTGCTCCAGGAACGCGAGCACCGCGACCAGATACTCCCGGAGCGCCCCGGCGTGCCCCGGCGGCGGTTCGGGCAGCCGCGGCCCGCGGGCAGCCGGCCGGACCGCGTGCAGCCGGCCCCGGCCGGCCCCGGTGATCGTCACCCGGCGGATCCGGCGGTCGCCCGGGTCGACGCGGCGGGCGACGAGGCCCCGTTCCTCCAGCGCGTCCAGGACCGGGGTGAGCGTCGTCGGCCCGACCTGCACCCGGGCCGCGAGCTCGCGCTGGACCAGGCCGTCGGCACGGTCGAGCACGTCCAGCACGGCGACCGCCGTCAGCGGGAGGCCGAGCCGTCCCACCTGGCCGCGGCGCGCGGCGAGCACGGCCGCCCCCGCCCGGATCAGGAGGTCGGCCAGGGTCGCGGCGGGCTCGGCGGGGTCGCGGGGTGCCGGGAGCAGGCGGGGTGGGTGGAGCAGCTCGCTCCGCGCGCCCGGTGGCCGGGGTCCGGGTGGTGGGGCGGCGGGGAGCGGTAGATCCATACCCGGTATCCCGGCGTACGACGTGGGCAGCGGCAGGTCTGCGCCTGGGAGGCCGGCCGGCGACGTGGCCGCCGGCGGCGGCAGGTCCGCACCCGGCATCCCGTCCGGCGACGTGGCCGCGGGCGGCGACAGATCCGCACCCGGCATCCCGGCAGGCGGTCCGGGGCGCCGATCGGCGGCCGTCGGCGCGCCGGCATCCGACGGGCCGGCCGGGATCGGTGGTCGATCGGGCATCGCGCGAGGGTAGGTCGCCGGGGTGCGTTCCCGGCCCGGATCGGGTGGCGGACGATGCGGGAGCGAACGGTCCGCCGTCGCAGGGCCCAGATCGATCAGCACGATCGCGCCGTGGTCGCGTCGGAAACGTGCAGGCCGGCAGTGCCCTGTCGGCCTGCTCGCCGTCGACCAGCACGCTTCCGCCCTCGACCGGGCAAGAACGTGCACACCGATCAGGCACCCAGAGTCGATCAGCACGAACCCGCCCCCACCACGGCGACAGCGTGCACGCGGAGCCCGAACCACCTGTCGAGCGGCACGCATCCGCCCTCGCTGGGGCGGAAACGCGCACACCGACGGCGTCCGTGGGGTCGATCCGCGCGATCCTGCCCGGTGACGGGCGACAACGTGCGCCTCAGCCGCACCGGGCCCGCGGCGCCCGGTGACGTCGCCACCCACCCCGCGCCCTCGCGGTCTGCGCCCTTCCGGCCCACACGGCGCGGAAGGCGCACGTCGGCGCACGGGTCGGCCGGCGCGGCGGCACGGCCCGGCTGGCCGGGCAGCACCGGCTTGGTGAAGCGGGCGCCCATCGCCACGAGCAAGGCGGGGTCGCCGTCGCGCACGTTCTCGGCCGCCGGGCCGACCGACGTGCGGCTCGACGCGGTCCGGCACGACGCCGGCGCGGTGCGGTGCGGCAGGAGGTCTGCTCCGACAAGGTGAGGGGGCGGCACGCCGCCAGGCGCGGCGCGGGCCGGAACCACCCGCTGCGGCGCGGAACGCAGGGCGGTCGTAGGCGCACCCACCGACACCGCAGCCACATCGTGCTGCCCTGGACCATCCGGAGACGGACGGTGCGGCGGTGGACGGTACGGCGACGGATCCGGGCCGTACCCCGTCCGCGCGTCCTGCCGCGGCGCACGCTCGACGGGTGACCACGACGACGGAAACCGCGACCCCCGGTGCTGCGCCCGCCGACACCGCAGCCGCACGCACCGCGCCCGTCGGCACCGCTGACCCGGGCACGGCGGCCCAGGAGACCGTGCTCGTCGCGCACACGGTGGACGACGTGCCACTCGAGCTCCCGCCCGGGCTCGTCGTCGTCCTGCCGGGGGGCCTCCGGATCCGCTCCGGTGCCGTGCTCGCACCACCACCACCGCCGCCACCGGCGCCGGACGTCGCCCCACCGCAGGTCGTCCCACCCGACGCCGGGGCCACCCGCGCCCGCGCGGCCGAGCTGACCCGGCTCGTCGTCGAGGTGCTGGCCGGGCGCCGCACACCGGAGCAGCTCACCGGCCTCGCGGCGCCGCGGGTGCTGCGTTATCTCGGTGCGGCGCGTGCCGCCGCCGTTGCGCGACCGACGCTCGCCACCGCGGGGCGCGGTGGCCGGGCGGGCGCGCCGGGATGCAGCACCGCACCCCCGCCGCGAGCGGCCCGGGTCCACGTCATGCAGCCGCATCCGGACGCCGCCGAGGTCTGTGCGACGCCGACGGTCGCAGGTCGACCTCGGGCGGTCGTGCTGCGCCTCGACCGGCGATCCGGTGACGCCCCCTGGACCGTCACCGCCGTCCGGCTCCTCTGACCGTGCTCAGCCCGTGCCCGTCCCGGAGTAACCGACACGCCGGCGGCATGCCCGGCCGTCCCCGGAACCACCCGGCGCGTCAGCGACGCCGGCGGTTCGCCCGCTCGGCCCGCCGGCGCTCGGCACGGTTGCCCCCGGCCGCGGCCTGGTCCGGTGCGCCACCGGTCCCGGCCCCACCCTGAGGGGCCGCCCCGCTCTGAGGTCCGGCGTTCGGCATCGGGGTCTGCGCCCGGCTGCGCGGCGCCGCGTAACGACCGGTGCGGCCGCTCCCCGACGCCGGGGTGCCGTCCTCGGCGCGACGCGCGACGCCACCGTCCTCGCCGGGCCCGCTGTACTGCAGGTTGCGGGGCGGGGTGGTGCGGAACAGGTTGGGCAGGACCACGGTGCTCTCGCTCGGGTCCTCGGCGGGCACCTGCCGGACGACCGGGATCTCGGTCGTCTCGGGCTCCTCCTCCTGCACCGGGGCTGCCGGCTGCTGCACCTGGACGACGACGTTGAACAGGTGCCCGATCGTCTCCTCCTTGATGCCCTCGAGCATCGCGGAGAACATGTCGTACCCCTCGCGCTGGTACTCGATCACCGGGTCGCGCTGGGCCATCGCCCGCAGCCCGATGCCCTCCTTGAGGTAGTCCATCTCGTAGAGGTGCTCGCGCCACTTGCGGTCGATGACCTGCATCAGCACCTGGCGCTCGAGCTCGCGCATCCCGCCCTGCGGGCCGATCAGCGCGTCGATCTCGGCCTCGCGACGGGCGTAGGCGTGCTCGGCGTCGGCCAGGATCGCCTTCTCCAGCTCGTCGGCTGTGAGGTCCTCCACCTCGTCGGCGAGCGCCCGCCAGTCCAGCGAGATCGGGTAGAGCGCGCGCAGCGCGGTCCACAGCTTCTCGAGGTCCCAGTCCTCGGAGTAGCCCTCGGAGGTCGCGCCGGTGACGTAGCCGTGGATCACGTCCTCGAGCATGTTGCGGGTCTGGCGCTGGACGTCCTCGCCGTCGAGCACCCGGCGGCGCTCGTCGTAGATGATCTTGCGCTGCTGGTTGAGGACCTCGTCGTACTTGAGGACGTTCTTCCGGATCTCGAAGTTCTGCTGCTCGACCTGGGTCTGCGCGCTCCGGATGGCGCGGGTGACCATCTTGGCCTCGATCGGCACGTCGTCCGGCAGGTTGAACCGGTTCATGATCGACTCGACGACCTGGCCGTTGAAGCGGCGCATCAGCTCGTCACCGAGCGAGAGGTAGAAGCGCGACTCGCCAGGGTCGCCCTGCCGGCCGGACCGGCCCCGCAGCTGGTTGTCGATGCGGCGCGACTCGTGCCGCTCGGTGCCCAGCACGTAGAGACCGCCCGCGTTGCGGACCTCCTCGGCCTCGGCGGCGACCTGCTTGCGCATCCGGGCGAGGACGGCGTCCCAGGCCGCCTCGTACTCCTCCCGGGTGTCGACCGGGTCGAGCCCCTGGCTGCGCAGCTCCAGGTCGGCGAGGAACTCCGGGTTCCCGCCGAGCATGATGTCGGTACCGCGGCCGGCCATGTTCGTCGCGACCGTGACGGCGCCGGCGTGCCCGGCCTGGGCGATGATCGCCGCCTCGCGGGCGTGGTTCTTCGCGTTCAGCACCTCGTGCGGGACACCCCGCTTGAGCAGCAGCTTCGCCAGGTACTCGGACTTCTCGACGCTGGTCGTGCCGATCAGCACGGGCTGACCGGCCTGGTGCTTCTCGGCGATGTCGTCGGCGACCGCCTCGAACTTCGCGGGCTCGGTCTTGTAGATCAGATCCGCCCGGTCGGCACGGACCATCGGCCGGTTCGTGGGAATCGGCACCACGGACATC
It contains:
- a CDS encoding ABC transporter permease, translating into MSGRAFLAVLRRDVFVTGKELPSFLAQTLVQPFFFLLVFVVVLGRGGFVAEGYGEIMLPGLIALNAVFGALQSVTLPLVFELSWTREIDDRLLAPMPVWAVAVEKVVFAGLRGLLASLLMVPIGLFMIDVDWPPSGLLPALLMVVLGALLGAAMGLTIGTAVPPRRINILFAVIFTPLLFTGSVQYPLLTLQDMRWFQVLSALNPLTYVSEGLRAALVPDVPHLASWTCVLVPVLAIVLFTLLGIRGFLRRALD
- a CDS encoding MarR family winged helix-turn-helix transcriptional regulator, giving the protein MDLPLPAAPPPGPRPPGARSELLHPPRLLPAPRDPAEPAATLADLLIRAGAAVLAARRGQVGRLGLPLTAVAVLDVLDRADGLVQRELAARVQVGPTTLTPVLDALEERGLVARRVDPGDRRIRRVTITGAGRGRLHAVRPAARGPRLPEPPPGHAGALREYLVAVLAFLEQDHPDPLS
- a CDS encoding ABC transporter ATP-binding protein, which produces MGQPAVEVVDLVKRYPKADRNAVDGLSFEVFEGEVFGLLGPNGAGKTTTVGVLTTRVVPTSGTARVAGLDVRTDSVAVCAKLAVVPQRQNLDRSLGVRDNLVFHAAYHGVGRAERNRRADELLGRMGLTGKAKAVADDLSGGQAQRVMIARALMHRPEVLFLDEPSTGLDPQARLFVHDQIRGMRDEGITVVLTTHDMDEAHKLSDRIGIVDHGTLLALDTPDALVRALPGSATLEVVAEPGPGGPEPLRTALSGLDAVARVETPPGRDGAVAETFRLSVTCEPASLLAPVVELLGRHGAAVRDVSLGEATLEDVFIDLTGRDLR
- a CDS encoding Rv3235 family protein → MTTTTETATPGAAPADTAAARTAPVGTADPGTAAQETVLVAHTVDDVPLELPPGLVVVLPGGLRIRSGAVLAPPPPPPPAPDVAPPQVVPPDAGATRARAAELTRLVVEVLAGRRTPEQLTGLAAPRVLRYLGAARAAAVARPTLATAGRGGRAGAPGCSTAPPPRAARVHVMQPHPDAAEVCATPTVAGRPRAVVLRLDRRSGDAPWTVTAVRLL
- a CDS encoding wax ester/triacylglycerol synthase family O-acyltransferase; the protein is MPSRLSALDASFLYLEEATTPMHVGGISVFDRPPDGFDYDRLVELIERRLALVPRFRQKVRHVPGNLARPVWVDDPEFDIAYHVRRSALPRPGSEEQLTELVARLMSRPLDHTRPLWEMYLIEGLAAPGDGRDAGAGRVAILTKTHQAMVDGISAIDIGQVILDVSPDPRETPDELWMPRPEPSDGQLVLDAIGEAVTRPTELADNVRVAAGDALATVGKLAGAAGKVLTMARTAGRRAPGLPLNAEISTQRRFALARTDLEDYRKVRAAYGCDVNDVVLAVIAGALRTWLMSRGEPVGGSSSVRALVPLSVRGEGDVPSSATGGSLGNRVASFLVDLPVGEPSPLVRLHQVTHQMREHTDTGDAVGADTLVRIGGFAPPTLHAVGARAASGMSRHFFNLVVTNVPGPQFPLYAAGARMLEMFPVVPLAKGQAVSIGLTSYDGGVYYGLNGDRDAMPDLDVLAGMVNESLEELLETLRQ
- a CDS encoding RNA methyltransferase; the protein is MAAILRARGILAVVTDPAVSPKDRFITVYGRKPVLEALADPDLEVDKVVLADTVRGGGERDITAAARGRGVPVQRASAQRVKVLAGNGRHDQGVLADVVAPRMAPLPVFLSDLGSRRPASVLVLDAITNPSNVGMLLRSATAAGLDGVLLPRRGVPAIDPLVIKASAGVAFSAPVLRCGTAAEGIDLMQGAGFAVFGLDAGGDSLLDADLPHRVALVLGNETDGLTDPVRDRIDGVLSLPMYGGVESLNVASAGAVAAYELLRRKS
- a CDS encoding alpha-hydroxy acid oxidase, yielding MVRRRMPRPSELAPLLRPAPVTLDRTAAHLARAASIGDLRRLARRRAPRAVFDYTDGAAEDELSLRRAREVWASVEFSPTVLRDVSRVDTGRDVLGKRSALPFALAPTGFTRMMHTSGERAVAAVAAEAGIPYALSTMGSTTIEGVAEAGRGGRHWFQLYLWKDRSVAHELVSRAAAAGYDTLMLTVDTPVGGNRRRDARNGLSIPPALSLRTLVDGARHPRWWFDLLTTEPLTFESLAAGGGTPLEVINRVFDPALTMDDVAWLRETWPGKLVVKGVQSVADARRVTDAGADAVLLSNHGGRQLDRAPVPAELIEPVVQELGDDAEVLVDTGILHGGDVVAAVALGARAALVGRAYLYGLMAGGEAGVRRAVEILRAEVERTLQLLGVTRVDDLRPEHARLRSPITGSAHPDGGRAAGAGGR
- the rsgA gene encoding ribosome small subunit-dependent GTPase A, encoding MPRRRDVHALDESDVRVRPGRRGSRPRSKLRPAHADATRAMVTAVDRGRWTCAPGADPDRPPVIAMRARELGRTPVVVGDRVDLVGDLSGEPDTLARIVRVAERDTVLRRTADDTDPFERVVVANAERLVVVTSVADPAPRTGFVDRCLVAAYAGGLEPVLCLTKSDLADPEPFAAQYRDLGVPLVVTGRSTAGPPAGLDALRAELSGRLCALVGHSGVGKSTLVNELVPAADQAVGRLSGIGKGRHTTTAALAFPHADGWVVDTPGIRSFGLAHVGADDVVAAFGDLAEAIDDCPRGCGHLGPPADPECALDDLVCAGALGAGRLEALRRILVALHQA
- a CDS encoding HAD-IA family hydrolase, whose product is MEPRTLRGLIVDYGGVLDEPDGAARLLDYARRAAGAGVRTALFSGAHAVPDECAAAFGTVLLGAVRGARKPSPDAFAAAAAELGLHPADCVVVDDLGACVRGAAAAGAVGVQHVDAGGTLAELEVLLGVPADA
- a CDS encoding antitoxin; the protein is MGFLDKAKDLLGKHDDKVDQALNKAGDAAKKKFAGNEQHVDTATKFARERTGEGDSTAQQAPPPGEQAPPPGEQAPPPGEQPPPPHGQQPGQAPPPPPQQ